Genomic window (Sphingosinicella microcystinivorans):
CGCTCGAATCCTGTCGCTTCATCGCAGCCACGGCGCTTAACCTCCCGTGTTAAATTGACATTAAGTACCCTGAACGACACTTTGCCGGTCGCGGGGAAATGGTCGTTTATCGGCCAATTCCAAATTGATGGGTCGCACGCAGATTGGATGTCCGCTCCGGCGGCGCGGTCTCGCGTTTTGGAAATTGGGGCGGGGGCTTCGTGTTTCAACCCACCACGCGCGCCTTTGAAGGCGCAACGTTCTCGATCCCGGCGCCGACCGCGCAGGTTCCGTTCGCGTCCGTGAAACCGGCCCGGCGCGTGCCCGATATCGTCGTCGATCTCGGTGCCGACATCGGCTCGAAGCGCTGGTGGCGCGGCATGGGCACGCTCGGCGCGATGCTCGGCGTCGCCGTCACCGTCGCGCTGAACCCGGCGCCGCTCGTGAAGCCCGCCCAGCCCGAACTCGCGCCCGCGCAGCTCGCCGCGCTCGACACCGTTTCCATCGCCCCGCTCGCCCTCAAACCGCAGGGTCTCGCCTTCCATCAGCCGACCGCCCGCGTCAGCGCGCTCGCCGAGCCGCCGGAGCGCCCGCGCATCGAGGTCGCCGCGCGCCTGCGCGAGGTCGACAGCTTCAACGGCGCGCTGCGCCGCGCCGGCGTCTCCGCCGCGGACGTCGCCAACGTGTCGCTGCTCGTCGCCGCGCACACCGACGTGAAGACGCTGAAGCCCGGCGCGACGATCGACCTCGTGCTCGGCCGCCGCACCGACAAGTCGCAGCCCCGTCCGCTCGAATCGCTGGCGTTCCGCGCCGCGTTCGACCTGCGCCTCGAAGTGAACCGCAGCGCGGCGGGCGACCTCGTCGTGACGCGCGACGAGATCGCGGTCGACAACAGCCCGCTCGTCGTCGCCGGCGACGTCGGCGGCAGCCTCTACCAGTCCGCGCGCGCCTTCGGCCTGCCGAGCCGCGTCGTCGCGAGCTACATCAAGGCGCTGAGCCCCAAGGTGAACTTCCAGCGCGACGTCAGCTCGAGCGACAGCTTCCAGATGGTCGTCGAGCACCGCCGCGCCGAAACCGGCGAGACCGAGACCGGAAACCTCATCTACGCGAAGCTCGGCGGCAAGCGCGACGTCGAGCTCATGCGCTGGAACCACAACGGCCGCACCAAGTTCTTCCTCGCCGACGGCTCCTCGGCGGTCGAGGGCATGATCAAGTCGCCCGTGGCGGGCGCCCGCTTCAGCTCCGGCTTCGGCTCGCGCTTCCACCCGATCCTGAAGCGCGCGCGGATGCACGCGGGCGTCGACTTCGCGGCGCGCAGCGGCACGCCGGTGATGTCCACCGCGCCGGGCACCGTGATCTTCGCGGGCCGCAACGGCGGCTACGGCAACCAGGTGCAGGTGCGCCACGCCAACGGTATCGTCACCACCTACAGCCACCTCTCGCGCATCGCCTCCCGCAGCG
Coding sequences:
- a CDS encoding M23 family metallopeptidase yields the protein MFQPTTRAFEGATFSIPAPTAQVPFASVKPARRVPDIVVDLGADIGSKRWWRGMGTLGAMLGVAVTVALNPAPLVKPAQPELAPAQLAALDTVSIAPLALKPQGLAFHQPTARVSALAEPPERPRIEVAARLREVDSFNGALRRAGVSAADVANVSLLVAAHTDVKTLKPGATIDLVLGRRTDKSQPRPLESLAFRAAFDLRLEVNRSAAGDLVVTRDEIAVDNSPLVVAGDVGGSLYQSARAFGLPSRVVASYIKALSPKVNFQRDVSSSDSFQMVVEHRRAETGETETGNLIYAKLGGKRDVELMRWNHNGRTKFFLADGSSAVEGMIKSPVAGARFSSGFGSRFHPILKRARMHAGVDFAARSGTPVMSTAPGTVIFAGRNGGYGNQVQVRHANGIVTTYSHLSRIASRSGQRVGAGEVIGNVGSTGLSTGPHLHYEVHIAGKAVNPRSAKLPIQEQLEGQELARFKAELQRMRQMKPIAVSHDA